From the genome of Arthrobacter alpinus, one region includes:
- a CDS encoding flavin monoamine oxidase family protein — MEIIERDVVIVGAGTAGLNAARDLRAAGLSVAVLEARDRVGGRTWTNTIDGAMLEIGGQWISPDQEALQELVTELGLETFSRYREGKSVYVAPDGTRSVYDGDMFPVSAQTGAEMQRMIGILDSLAADIGASEPWAHPRARELDTISLREWMSQTSDDEEACANIGHFLAGGMLTKPSHAFSVLQAVLMAASAGSFSNLVDENLLLDKRVVGGMQGVSLAIAAQLGADVVLDSPVRTLNWSGDGVSAVSDRVRVNARYAVMAVPPNLYSRVSFNPPLPRRQHQMHQHQSLGLVIKVHAVYETPFWREEGLSGTCFSPNLLVQEIYDNTNHGDTRGTLVAFVPDEKADAAFELDAAERRRVILADFATSLGAKALEPAVYYESDWGSEEWTRGAYAASYDLGGLHRYGAHQLTPVGPIYWASSDLAAEGYQHVDGAVRIGRATAAKIVARDAESRAV, encoded by the coding sequence ATGGAAATCATTGAACGCGACGTTGTCATTGTTGGAGCCGGCACGGCAGGCCTGAACGCAGCCAGGGACCTGCGGGCGGCCGGACTCTCCGTGGCTGTGCTGGAAGCCCGCGACCGTGTGGGCGGGCGGACCTGGACCAACACCATCGACGGCGCCATGCTGGAAATCGGTGGGCAGTGGATTTCGCCGGACCAGGAAGCCCTGCAAGAACTCGTGACGGAACTGGGGCTGGAAACGTTCAGCCGCTACCGCGAGGGAAAGTCGGTCTATGTGGCCCCCGACGGCACGCGCAGCGTCTACGACGGCGACATGTTCCCGGTCTCTGCACAGACGGGCGCGGAAATGCAGCGCATGATCGGCATCCTCGACTCCCTGGCGGCGGACATTGGTGCCAGCGAGCCGTGGGCCCATCCGCGCGCCCGGGAGCTGGACACCATCTCCCTTCGCGAGTGGATGAGCCAGACCAGCGACGACGAGGAAGCCTGCGCCAACATCGGGCACTTTTTGGCCGGTGGTATGTTGACCAAGCCCTCACACGCCTTTTCCGTGCTGCAGGCCGTCTTGATGGCGGCCTCAGCCGGATCGTTCTCCAACCTGGTCGACGAGAACCTGCTGCTGGACAAGCGGGTCGTTGGGGGAATGCAGGGCGTGTCCTTGGCGATTGCCGCCCAACTAGGTGCCGACGTCGTACTTGACTCGCCCGTGCGCACACTGAACTGGTCCGGTGATGGTGTGTCCGCGGTGTCCGACCGTGTGAGAGTCAACGCCCGGTACGCCGTGATGGCGGTCCCGCCTAACCTGTATTCGCGGGTGAGCTTCAACCCGCCGCTGCCGCGCCGCCAGCACCAAATGCACCAGCACCAGTCACTGGGGCTGGTCATCAAGGTGCATGCCGTGTACGAGACCCCGTTTTGGCGTGAAGAGGGGCTCTCCGGCACCTGCTTCAGCCCCAACCTGCTGGTGCAGGAGATCTATGACAACACCAATCACGGGGACACCCGCGGAACCCTGGTGGCCTTTGTGCCGGATGAGAAGGCGGACGCCGCCTTTGAGCTCGACGCCGCGGAACGCCGGAGGGTGATCCTGGCGGACTTCGCAACCTCGCTTGGTGCGAAGGCGCTGGAACCGGCGGTGTACTACGAGTCGGACTGGGGTTCCGAGGAATGGACCAGGGGCGCCTACGCCGCCAGTTACGACCTGGGCGGTCTGCACCGGTACGGCGCCCACCAGCTCACGCCTGTCGGCCCGATCTACTGGGCGTCCTCGGACCTCGCGGCGGAAGGTTACCAGCACGTGGACGGCGCGGTGCGGATCGGGCGGGCCACCGCGGCGAAGATCGTGGCACGGGACGCGGAGTCGCGGGCGGTCTGA
- a CDS encoding APC family permease — protein MAQQRSKLKRSLGLWAIVGLGLGYMTPTVVFDTFGIVSIQTDGVVPLAYLVAMVVMAFTAISYGKMVRVFPSAGSSYTYTRETMHPGLGFLVGWSALLDYLLLPMVNALIIRIYMEAMVPDVPGWIWVVLYVAVITGVNLWSMASTSRLNSILVVFEITMIVVFVVLATMRLSEGVGQGTIFTLEPLFHQGVEPVAVLTGATVVCFSFIGFDAITMYTEEAKDQKTMPRAILLTLVIGGGIFFVAGWFGQSVFPNVDNFQVTDDTLPEMALYVGGQVFQLVFVAAAFAATVASGLASHASVSRLLLVMGRNGVMRPQRLFSYVHPRFHTPTFAVVVVGAVSLLAITPSLELVSSMINFGALIAFTFVNLSVIAYFVFRQKKYKTGKDIFSYIVLPLLGAGLTSVLWAFLHADALIAGGVWLGLGIIYLAFLTKGFRRNIGDFALEEAPDGGDDDGAVGDGSVADTLLAQGAAEPDRIH, from the coding sequence GCGTGGTCCCGCTGGCCTACCTCGTGGCCATGGTTGTCATGGCCTTCACCGCCATCAGCTACGGAAAAATGGTGCGGGTCTTTCCCAGCGCCGGCTCGTCCTACACCTACACGCGCGAAACCATGCACCCGGGGCTGGGCTTCCTGGTTGGGTGGTCCGCCCTGCTGGACTACCTGCTCCTGCCCATGGTGAACGCCCTGATCATCCGCATCTACATGGAGGCCATGGTCCCCGACGTTCCGGGGTGGATCTGGGTTGTCCTCTACGTGGCTGTCATCACCGGCGTGAACCTGTGGAGCATGGCATCGACGTCCAGGCTGAATTCGATCCTGGTCGTCTTTGAGATCACCATGATTGTGGTCTTCGTTGTGCTGGCCACCATGCGGCTTTCGGAGGGCGTGGGGCAGGGCACCATCTTCACACTGGAGCCGCTCTTCCACCAGGGCGTGGAACCGGTAGCCGTGTTGACCGGGGCCACGGTGGTCTGTTTCTCCTTCATCGGTTTCGACGCGATCACCATGTACACCGAGGAGGCCAAGGACCAAAAGACCATGCCGCGGGCCATCCTGCTGACACTGGTCATCGGCGGCGGCATCTTCTTCGTTGCGGGCTGGTTTGGCCAGTCGGTGTTCCCCAATGTGGATAACTTCCAGGTCACCGACGACACCCTGCCGGAAATGGCGCTCTATGTGGGCGGGCAGGTCTTTCAGCTGGTCTTCGTGGCCGCAGCGTTTGCGGCCACGGTGGCCTCCGGGCTGGCATCTCACGCCAGCGTCTCGCGGCTGCTGCTGGTCATGGGGCGCAATGGCGTAATGCGCCCGCAGCGCCTGTTCTCCTATGTCCACCCCCGCTTCCACACCCCCACATTTGCCGTGGTGGTGGTGGGTGCCGTTTCCCTGCTGGCCATCACGCCGTCGCTGGAGTTAGTCTCCTCCATGATCAACTTCGGCGCACTAATTGCCTTCACCTTCGTCAACCTGTCCGTCATCGCCTATTTCGTGTTCCGGCAAAAGAAGTACAAGACGGGCAAGGACATCTTCTCCTACATCGTCCTGCCGCTGCTGGGGGCAGGCCTGACAAGCGTGCTCTGGGCTTTCCTGCACGCCGACGCGCTGATCGCCGGCGGTGTGTGGCTGGGCCTTGGCATCATCTATCTGGCATTCCTGACCAAGGGCTTTCGCCGCAATATCGGCGACTTTGCCCTGGAGGAGGCTCCCGACGGCGGGGACGACGACGGCGCCGTCGGAGACGGCAGCGTGGCCGACACCCTGCTCGCCCAGGGCGCGGCGGAGCCGGACCGGATTCACTGA